AATGTATCCATAGTATTATAACCATCTGCAAAACCCTTAAATATAGGATTAGTAGCATATTTTATACTAGGAGACATTAAACTAATTTCCTGTGTTAAAAAAGTTGTTAATGTTACTATAAATATAAGTACTAATAATAAAGGAGTTAAAAATTTCCCTATTACACTTAATATAGAACTTTGATTATACGATAAATAGTACACTAAACCAAAAAATATAGCAATATATATTAATCTAAATATAAATATTAATCTAGGATTTGATATTATTTCTGAAATTATCATATCAAAAGGTAAAATTGCTGCCCTTGGAACTGCAACCACAGAAATTGTACAACATGATGCAATAAATAATAATTTAGTAAACTTTTCTCCTAATTTTGAATATATAACATTCATTATATTTTCTTTAAAAGCTATATATACTCCTAACATAGTTGCAGCAGTACTCGTTATTCCAAATCCTATCATAGCTAAAAATACTGATGTACCTGCCTCTTTACCTACAAAAGGAGGAAATATTAAATTTCCTGCTCCAAAAAACATTCCGAATATCAATAAACTTACATATATATATTCTTTTTTTGACTTCATAATATCACCTACCATAATTTTTCTAACATTATACTCTTTTTTTTTATTAAAAACAATAAAAAAAGAGTTACAAAATAAAAATAAATTTTATCAAAAATAACTCTTATTAACTATTCTTTAATTATCCTATAAATTTTCTATATTTTTCTTTAAAACTTTAATATCCTTCAATAACTGATTATTAGGATCATTTTTTTCCATAGTATTTATCTTTTCTAAGGCCTTAACTACTGAAGAATGATCAGAACCAAATAGTTTGCCTATATCACCTAAAGTTATTTTAAGTACATATGTTAATAAATATCTAGAAGCATCTCTTGCTCTAACTATCTCTGCCTTTCTACTTTTTCCTAAAATTTCTTCTATACTAATATCATAGTAGTTAGAAACTATTTCAAATATTTTTTCTGTATTTATAGCCTCTTTTTTCTTTATTATCTTCTTATTTAACTCTTGAACTATCATTTCTTTATTAGGTTCTTCTCCCATTAATCCAACCCTAGCAACTATGGTTCTAACAAAACCTTCTAATTCTCTAATATTAGTTTCTAGTTCTCCTGCTATAAAATACATTAAATCTTGGTCCATATTAATTGATTCATTATCTAATATAGTTTTAATTATTGATATTCTTGCAGTTTTATCAGGCATTTTTAGTTCAACTAAAGCTCCTGAAACTAATCTTGATATAAGTCTTGCTTCAACATTAGTTAATTCTTCTGGATATTTATCTGAAATTAATATTATAGGCTTATTTGCCATATGTAAGGTATTAAATGCATTGTAGAATTCTTTTTGTATTTTGTCATCCCCTTTACCAAAAATATTTTCAAAAAATTGTATATCATCTACAATAAGCATATCTAAATCTGTATATTTATCTTTAAATGATATAGTAGATCTTTCACTAAAACTTTTGATTAATTCATTAGCAAACTCTGTTGATGTAGTATAAAATACTTTAGCATCAGGATTTTTTTGTAACATTTCATTACCTATAGCCTGAGCTAAGTGTGTTTTTCCTAATCCAGAATCACCATATATCATAAGAGGACTATGAGATAATTTACCATCTAATATAGCCATCCCCAACTTATATGCAAATAGGTTATTATCCCCAACTATATAGTTATCAAAAGTAAATTTTTCATTTAAATTATTAAAAAATTTCTCTTTTTTTGAAACTATATTATTATTCATTAAATCCTTAAAATTCTTTTGTGTCTCTATAGAAATTTCACCAAGCAATAGACTGTATTGTTGATTTGCCAATTTTTCTATTTCTTTTTTAATATTTTCTATTTCTGTATAAGATCTAAAATCTTCTATAGATAATATTAAAGTTGAATTGCTAAAATCTAATGGTTTTATGGCATTTTTAGTGCTTTCTGATAGTATGATTTGATTTTCTTCTAACGATTTTTTTAAAGCTTCCCATAATTTACTTGGTTCTAACATATATATACACCTTTGGAATAAATCCATTCCTTTCTTTTTTTCTATTACATATTAACATAAAAAAATAGGTATTTCAACTTTAAGAAAGACCCTTTTCATAAAATTATTCACATAATCACAATAATTTTAAAATACATTTTTAAAGGGTTTATAGCACTTATTCACATTTTTTTTTTGAATTGTGAATAACCTATAATCCTCTATTTTACTACATAAAATTTTTTTATTCACAACTTTATTTCTTCAAAAATTTTTGATTTTTTAGCGTTTTTATTTTACTTTCCAACCTATTTGTATAATAAAAAAAGTGAAAACTATCTAAAAATAGAAGTTATACACTTTTTCACAAAGTTATACACATTAAATAACTTAGTATTTATTAGAGTTTTCACTTTTTTAAACAAAAAACTCACAAATAGTACCAGTAAGTTTTTACTATGTTTTCACTGACTTAATCACGAAAAAAAGTTTTTCATGAATAACTAAAGAATAAGTCGTGAAAAAAAATTATTCACAAAATTTTTAAAATTACTCACATAAAATATCATATTCAAAATATATTAAATAAAGAGTTTTCACATTTTCAAAGACATAATAATAATAAAGAATATGTATATATATAAATATATATTATTATTTATTCTTGGAAATAGAACAAAAATTCTTTTCATTTTTCATATATTCAAAGTATATTTTTTCAGCTAAATATATTTCATATTCATTTTCTAATTTTTCAAATAATGCTTTCTTAGTAACCTCTTCTATAGAAAGTGAATGAGATTTAGCATATTTTAATATTTTTTCTTTTTCTTTTTCAGAAAGTTTAATCTTTATCTCCATAAAATCTCCTCCCAATATATTCATACCTTGAAAATGTTAAAAGTCAATTACAAAATATGAAAAAAAAAAAAAAAATACATAGAAAAATATAAAAAAAAATGTTAGAATTAAGTATATTCTATATTGAAAGAGGTATAAAGTGAAATTAATAGTTGGATTAGGTAATCCTGGAAATGAATATGAAAAAAATAGACATAATATTGGTTTCATAATGTTAGATAAATATTTAAATCATAATAATATAAATAATTTAAAAGAAAAATATAAAAGTTTATACACTAAACATGAAAATGTATTTTTTCAAAAACCTCAAACTTATATGAATTTAAGTGGTGAAGCCATACAAGAATTAATAAGTTTCTACAAAATAAATCCTAAAACAGACCTTTTGGTAATTTATGATGATATGGATTTAAAAGTAGGAGAAATTAAAATTAAAAATAATGGTAGATCTGGTGGACATAATGGTATTAAATCTATAATATCTCATGTCGGTGAAGAATTCTTAAGATTAAAAATAGGTATAGGTAAACCTAATAATAAAAGTGTAATATCTCATGTGTTAGGAAATTTTACCAAAGAAGAAAGAGAAATACTTAATAGTTTAGATAAACATATTTTTAAAATAATAAATTCTTTCATTAATGATAGTGATGTTGAAAAATTAATGTCTAAATTTAATATCAAACAAAAAGAAAAGAAAAATGAAAAATTCAAATTAAGAAAAGCTAAAATTCAGGATATGGAGCAAATACTTCATATTAAAGATCTTGCTATAGATTTCCAAAAAGAATTAGGTTTGAATCAATGGTCTAATAAATATCCTTTAGAATCTGATTTTATTAACGATATAAATTTAAATAGGGCTTATGTTTATGAAAAAAGTAATAAGATTTATGCATATGCATCTTTAAATTATGGTATAGATCCTATGTATATTAAAACTTATGATGGATATATAGATAATGATGTTGATTATTCATCTATACATAGAGTAATAGTTGATAAAAATGAAATGAAAAAAGGTATAGGAAAAGAATTTTTAGAAAAAATAATAAGAATTTCTATTAAAGATTCTAGATTTGTAGTTAGAATAGATACACATAAAGATAATATTGCAATGCTAAAATTAATAAATAAATTAAATTTTAAATATATAGCTAAAGTTCATGCTAGTGATGAGACTGAAAGAGATGTATTCGAATATACTTTAGGAGGTAATTAATGACGGAGGCAATAAATTATAGGGAAATGATATTTTCTTTTTTAGGTGGTTTAGGTTTATTCCTTTTCTGTATTAAATATATGGGAGAAGGATTACAATTAATGGCCGGAGAAAAACTAAGATATATTTTAGATAAATATACTACTTCTCCTTTTCTTGGTGTTTTAGTAGGTATATTTGTTACTGCTTTAATACAATCTAGTTCTGGAACTTCGGTAATAACTATAGGTTTAGTTGGTGCTGGTTTACTAACTTTAAGACAAGCTATAGGAATAATTATGGGTGCAAATATTGGAACTACACTTACTACAGTAATTATAGGGTTTAATATTACTCATTATGCACTTCCAATATTGTTTTTTGGGGTTGCTCTTTTAACTTTTACTAATAGGAAAAGTATTAATAATGTAGGAAGAATACTATTTGGTTTTGGTGGAATATTCTTTGCATTAACATTAATGTCAAAAGCTATGTATCCTTTAAGAAGTTTGCCAGAATTTAGAGAATTAACAATAAGCTTAAGTAATAATTCTTTACTGGGTGTATTTATAGGAACAGGAATAACTATGGTAGTTCAAGCTTCTTCCGCCACTATAAGTATATTACAAAATATATATCAAGATAATTTAATTACTTTAAGAGCAGCACTTCCTGTACTATTTGGAGATAATATAGGGACTACTATAACAGCTATTATAGCCGTTATAGGTGCAAGTTCTGCAGCAAAAAGAATAGCACTTTCTCATGTTCTATTTAATGTAATAGGTACAGCAATATTTATGATATTTTTAACACCTTTTACTATGTTAATAGAAAAAATGAGTTCTTTCTTACACTTAAGTCCTAAATTAACTATAGCTTTTGCTCATGGAACTTTTAATATTTTAAATACAATAATACTATTTCCATTTATAGGAGTTTTAGCATTTATAGTTACTAAGGTAATTAAAGAAGAAAAAGAAGATGAAGAATACAGTGTTAAATATCTTGATAAAGCATTAGTTCAAACTCCATCTATAGCCTTAGGACAAGTTAGACAAGAAATGATACTTATGACTGAAGTTGCATTAGAAAATCTAAAAAAATCTGTTGAATACTTCCATAGTCATGATGAAAAACTTGCAGAAGAAATCAAGAAAAGAGAAGATGGAATTAATATATTAGATAGAGAAATTACTAAGTACTTAGCAGATCTTTCAAGAGAAAATCTTAGTGAAAAAGAAGGAGAAGAACTAGGAATTTACTTAGATATGTGTAGAGATGTTGAAAGAATAGGAGATCATGCTGCTGGAATATTATCTGATGTTGAGTATGAGATTAGAAAAAATCTTAAATTTTCTGAATATGCACATAATGAAATAAATAATATATTACAAATTTCAGTTGAAATGATAGAATGTTCTATAGATGCAATAAAACAAGGTGATAAAGAAAAAGTATTCGATGCCTTAGATTTACATAATAAAGTATATGTTTATGAAAAGAAAATAAGAAAAAATCATATTAAGAGATTAAACTCAGGTGAGTGTGAAATACATGCAGGTCTATCATATATAGATTTAATTTCTCACTTTACAAGAGTTTGTGATCATGCAAGAAATTTAGTAGAAAAAATATAGAAAGAGGATAAAAAATGAAATACAATGTAGGTTTAGAAAATGTAAAAAATGGATTAGAAGCTGTTTTAGTATTTGAAAATGAAAAAGTTGAAAATCCAGTTTTTAATAAAATGAATGAATTAGGACTTTTCTCAGGTAAAGAAGGAGAGGTTGTAATTTACAGAGACTTAGAAGATAAAGAAAAAGTAGCTTTAGTAGGATTAGGTAAAAAAGAAGATATTTGTATTAATAAAGTTAGAAAAATTTTCTATAATGTAGCTAAAGAAATGCAAGCAAAGAAGGAAGAAGAAATTAAAGTATTCATACCTAAATTAAATGAATTATGTACAAGAAGAACTTATGCTGCAGCCTTAGAAGGATTTATACATGCAGAATACAAATTTGATAGATACAAATCAGAAAAATTTAATAATAAGGAAATTACAGTTAACTTTTTTGTAACACCAGAAAAAGAAGAAAAAGTTAAAAAAGGTTTAGAAAAAATAGCTAATACTATGGAAGGTGTATTCTTTACTAGAGATTTAGTAAATATGCCATCTCAAGATCTATATCCTGAAACTTTAGCTAACTTTGCTAAAGAAAAATTAGAAGAAGTTGGAGTTAAAGTTACAGTTTATGAAGAAGATGAAATTGAAAAAATTGGAATGAAAGCCTTTCTTTCAGTTGCAAGAGGTTCTTCTAATAGACCAAGATTAATAGTAATGGAATATTTAAATGATGCTGATAGTTCTGAAAAAATAGCTTTAGTAGGTAAGGGTGTAACTTATGATACAGGTGGATATTCAATAAAACCAAGTGAAGGTATGAAAACTATGTTCTGTGACATGGGTGGAGCTGGAACAGTAATAGGAACTATGTATGCATTAGCTAAAAACAATGTGAAAACAAATGTTTATGCAGTGGTTGCAGCTTGTGAAAACTCTATAAGTGGAAATGCATATAAGCCTGGAGATGTAATAGGATCTCTTGCAGGAAAGAGCATAGAAGTAGATAATACAGATGCTGAAGGAAGATTAACATTAGCAGATGCAGTTTACTATTCATCAACTGTATTAAAAGTAGATAAAATAATAGACCTTGCAACTCTTACAGGAGCATGTCTAGTTGCTTTAAATGAATTCTATACAGGATCTGTTACTAATAATCAAGAATTATTCAATGAAGTATTAGAAGCTTCTAAAAAAGCTGGTGAACATATATGGCAATTACCAACTTCAGATGAATTTAGAGCTTTAAATAATTCAAGAGTTGCAGATATTAAAAACTCAGGTGGAAGAATGGGTGGAACTATTTCTGCTGGATTATTCATAGAAGCATTTGTTAATAAAACACCTTGGGTACATTTAGATATAGCAGGAACTGCATTCCTTTCTAAAGAATATAGCTATTTACCATTAGGTGCAACAGGGGTACATGTAAAAACTCTAGTTGAAATGTTAGATAAACCGTGTGGATGTAAAAATTAAATATATAGGGTCTCAAAGGAGACCCTTTTAAGCAAAAAGGAGAGAATATGAATAAAACAATTATAACTGTTGTAGGACTAGATAAAATAGGGATTATAGCTAAAACATGTAATGTTTTAGCGGATATTAATGTAAATATTTTAGATATTTCTCAATCTATACTTGATGGATATTTTAATATGATAATGATAGTAGATGTAACTAAATCTACTGTAACACATAGTAACTTACAAGAAAGGCTAGATGTATTAGGAAAAGAATTAGGAATACAAATTAAAGCTCAAAAAGAAGAAATTTTCCAATCTATGCATAGGGTGTAAGTATGAATATATTTGAGATTAATGAAACTAATAAGATGATACAAGAAGATAATTTAGATGTAAGAACTATAACACTAGGTATAAGTTTACTTGATTGTGTAAGTAATGACTTAGATATTTTTTGTAAAAATATAACTAACAAAATATATGGTTTAGCTAAAGACTTAGTTAAAACTGGTGAAGAGATAAGTAAGGAATATGGAATACCTATAGTTAATAAAAGAGTTTCTATAACACCTATATCTTTAGTTGCTGCAGGATGTACAAAAACTATAGATGACTATGTTAAAATAGCTAAAACATTAGATTCAGTAGCTGAAAAAATAGGAATAGATTTTCTAGGAGGATACTCAGCTTTAGTTTCTAAAGGTATGACACCTAATGAAGAATTGTTTATAAAATCTATACCTAGAGCCTTAAAGGAAACTAGATTTATTTGTTCTTCAATAAATCTTGGTAGTTCAAAAATAGGGTTAAATATGGATGCTGTAAAATTGGTTGGAGAAATAATAAAAGAAACTGCAGAAATAACCCCTAATTCTTTTGGTTGTGCTAAATTTGTAGTATTTTGTAATGCTCCAGATGATAATCCTTTCATGGCAGGGGCTTTCCATGGAGTTAGTGAAATGGATGCCACAGTACATGTAGGGGTAAGTGGACCAGGAGTAGTTGCAAGTGCAATAAAAGAGTCTAAAGGTAAAAGTTTTGATGAATTATGTGAAACTATTAAAAAGATTTCATTTAAAATTACAAGAGTTGGTCAATTAGTTGCAAATGAAGCCTCTCGTAGATTAAATATACCTTTTGGTATAATAGATTTATCATTAGCTCCAACTCCTGCTATAGGAGATTCTATAGGTGAAGTATTAGAATTTATGGGCCTTGAAAGAGTTGGAGCACCAGGAACTACTTGTGCATTAGCTCTATTAAATGATTCTATAAAAAAAGGTGGAGTAATGGCAAGTTCTCATGTAGGTGGATTAAGTGGAGCCTTCATACCTGTAAGTGAGGATGCTAACATGATAGAGGCAGCAAAAATGGGTGCTTTAAGTTTAGAAAAATTAGAGGCTATGACTTGTGTGTGCTCTGTAGGATTAGATATGGTTGCTGTACCTGGATCAACTACTGCAGCAACATTATCAGGTATAATAGCAGATGAAATGGCTATAGGAATGATAAATCAAAAAACTACAGCAGTTAGAATTATACCTGTTACCAATATGGAAGAAGGAGATATGGTAGAATTTGGAGGATTATTAGGAAGAGCTCCAATAATGAAGGTTAATCCATATAAATGTGAAGAATTCATAAATAGAGGAGGAAGAATTCCGGCCCCTATACATAGTTTTAAAAATTAAAAAGGCATGCTTAAAAAAGCATGCTAATTTAAATTAAAAGTAATTGTAAACTTAGTAAAATCACTTGGTATACTCTCTACTTCTATATTTCCATGGTGTAATTTAACGATTTCCATTACTAATGATAAACCAAGTCCAGAACCATGATTTTTACTTTTGTTTCTTGAGTAATTTTCTTGATAAAATCTATTAAAAATATTAGAAAGGTTTTTTTCAGATATACCTAAACCATTATCTATAATTTCAAATAATATTTGGTTATTTTTTTTGATTAAATTAATTTTTATAATATCTTTCGTAAATTTAATGGCATTACTTAATAAATTATCTATCATTCTTTCTATCATAATTTTATCTGCAGGAATAAAAATATCTTTTTGAATATTTTTTTGTACTTTTATTTTCTTTTCTTCAAATATAATGTAACTATCATTTAATAGACTTTCAACTAAGTTAGAAAAATTGATATTAATTAATTCTAGATTTGGTGTATTTTCTATTTTAGATAACATAATAATTTGATTTATTAATTCAGACATTTTTTTAGATTGTCTTTTAATAACTTCAAAAGATTCTTTAGCTTCTTCTAAAGAATTTACATGTTTTAATGAAAAACAACTTTCTGCTAAAATTACACTTATAGGTGTTTTTAATTCGTGTGATACATTAGAATTAAATTGTTTCTCTCTTATATATGATTTTTCTAAAGATTCAAGCATAGTATTAAATGTATATGCCATTTTATGTATTTCATCATTACCTTCTTCAAGTTCTATACGTTTAGAAAAATCTTGACTATGTGTTATTTCAAGTGCAGTATCAGAAATTATTTTTACAGGTCTAAAACCTCTCTTTAATATTTTCCTACCACCTAAAATGACAAGAACAAATAATATTGGAGCAAAAAAAGTATTATATATATAATTCTATCCCTATCTTTTGCTATATGATTAATAGGATATACACCTCTAATCCAATAATTACTATTTTGTATTTTGCTATCATAGTAGTAAAATTTATAATTATTTTTCAAATAAGTTCTCACATTATTTTCTTCTAGTTTTAATTTAAGATTAAAACCTAAAGGATATTTACCAGCTAATATTTCCCCTGAATGATCATAATTAATGAAAAAAATACCTGAATCAAAACTTTCAAATCTATCTGGATTTTTAGCTACTTCATTTACAGATTTTTTTAGTTGAGATTGAGAAACACTTTTTCCTAAAGATGAAGAAAGTGTAAGCATAAGTACAATACTTAAACTCATTAATAAAAAAATGAAAGAGCTATACCAAAGAGTTATCTTCAATGTAATTGGAAGATTAAATTTAGTTTTAAATTTCTTTAACCACATAACCTAACCCTTTCTTGGTAAATATAATTTGTTTAGAACCATCAATATCAATTTTTTTTCTAATATTTTTAATAATTACATCTATAACATTAGAACTACCTTCATAATAAAAATCCCAAACATGATCTCTGATTTGTTCTCTACTTACAATTCTATCTTTACTTTGCATAAGATATTCCAATATTTCGTATTCTTTACCAGTTAAATCAATATTAATTCCATTTCTTGTAACAGTTTTTTTTATTGTATCTAGCATTAAATCATGTACGCAAATAATAGATGAAAGATTGTCATATTTTCTTCTAATTATAGCTCTAATTCTAGCTATTAATTCATTAAAATCAAAAGGTTTTGAAAGATAATCATCGGCACCTAAATCAAGACCTTTTACCTTATCCTCTATACTATCTCTTGCTGTTAACATTAAAACAGGAGTTTTATTATCTTTTCTAATTATATTTAAAACTTCAAATCCACTTAATTTAGGTAACATAACATCTAAAATAATTAAATCATATGAGCTCTCTTTTAAATAAAATATTGCATCTTCACCATCAAATACACTATCAACAATGTAACCATTTTTTTTTAAATATTTTTGTATAATATTGTTTAAATCAATTTCATCTTCAACTAAAAGTATTTTCATATTAATATCCTTTCACCCTTTTTTAAATTTTACCATAAAAAAAAAGATAAGTAAAACTTATCTTTTATAATATATATATTCTTCAAACTCCTTTCTCAATAACCCCTTTTTTTACCAAATTTATTTCAAAATATATACATGATTAAATAAGTATAAACAAATATTTAGAAGTGTGAGTTAATCATGTATATGTATAAGCTACCACCCTTATTTTTGAAATAAATTATTATCCTTTTTAAGACCTAAGTCCTATCATAATTGTATTATATACATCTAAAATGAATTAAAAATGAATAATACAATTATTTTTCAATTTCTAAAATTTCACCAGTATGTGCATCAATTATATATGAAATAACAATATTATTATCAACTATTTTAATATTATATATTTTTTTACCGAAATTTTTATCTAAAGAAATCTCAGTATAAATAGGATGTTTTACATGTTTTGAAATTATATACTTTATTT
This window of the Streptobacillus felis genome carries:
- a CDS encoding DUF6290 family protein, yielding MEIKIKLSEKEKEKILKYAKSHSLSIEEVTKKALFEKLENEYEIYLAEKIYFEYMKNEKNFCSISKNK
- a CDS encoding response regulator transcription factor, with product MKILLVEDEIDLNNIIQKYLKKNGYIVDSVFDGEDAIFYLKESSYDLIILDVMLPKLSGFEVLNIIRKDNKTPVLMLTARDSIEDKVKGLDLGADDYLSKPFDFNELIARIRAIIRRKYDNLSSIICVHDLMLDTIKKTVTRNGINIDLTGKEYEILEYLMQSKDRIVSREQIRDHVWDFYYEGSSNVIDVIIKNIRKKIDIDGSKQIIFTKKGLGYVVKEI
- a CDS encoding leucyl aminopeptidase — encoded protein: MKYNVGLENVKNGLEAVLVFENEKVENPVFNKMNELGLFSGKEGEVVIYRDLEDKEKVALVGLGKKEDICINKVRKIFYNVAKEMQAKKEEEIKVFIPKLNELCTRRTYAAALEGFIHAEYKFDRYKSEKFNNKEITVNFFVTPEKEEKVKKGLEKIANTMEGVFFTRDLVNMPSQDLYPETLANFAKEKLEEVGVKVTVYEEDEIEKIGMKAFLSVARGSSNRPRLIVMEYLNDADSSEKIALVGKGVTYDTGGYSIKPSEGMKTMFCDMGGAGTVIGTMYALAKNNVKTNVYAVVAACENSISGNAYKPGDVIGSLAGKSIEVDNTDAEGRLTLADAVYYSSTVLKVDKIIDLATLTGACLVALNEFYTGSVTNNQELFNEVLEASKKAGEHIWQLPTSDEFRALNNSRVADIKNSGGRMGGTISAGLFIEAFVNKTPWVHLDIAGTAFLSKEYSYLPLGATGVHVKTLVEMLDKPCGCKN
- the pth gene encoding aminoacyl-tRNA hydrolase codes for the protein MKLIVGLGNPGNEYEKNRHNIGFIMLDKYLNHNNINNLKEKYKSLYTKHENVFFQKPQTYMNLSGEAIQELISFYKINPKTDLLVIYDDMDLKVGEIKIKNNGRSGGHNGIKSIISHVGEEFLRLKIGIGKPNNKSVISHVLGNFTKEEREILNSLDKHIFKIINSFINDSDVEKLMSKFNIKQKEKKNEKFKLRKAKIQDMEQILHIKDLAIDFQKELGLNQWSNKYPLESDFINDINLNRAYVYEKSNKIYAYASLNYGIDPMYIKTYDGYIDNDVDYSSIHRVIVDKNEMKKGIGKEFLEKIIRISIKDSRFVVRIDTHKDNIAMLKLINKLNFKYIAKVHASDETERDVFEYTLGGN
- a CDS encoding ACT domain-containing protein is translated as MNKTIITVVGLDKIGIIAKTCNVLADINVNILDISQSILDGYFNMIMIVDVTKSTVTHSNLQERLDVLGKELGIQIKAQKEEIFQSMHRV
- a CDS encoding Na/Pi cotransporter family protein; this translates as MTEAINYREMIFSFLGGLGLFLFCIKYMGEGLQLMAGEKLRYILDKYTTSPFLGVLVGIFVTALIQSSSGTSVITIGLVGAGLLTLRQAIGIIMGANIGTTLTTVIIGFNITHYALPILFFGVALLTFTNRKSINNVGRILFGFGGIFFALTLMSKAMYPLRSLPEFRELTISLSNNSLLGVFIGTGITMVVQASSATISILQNIYQDNLITLRAALPVLFGDNIGTTITAIIAVIGASSAAKRIALSHVLFNVIGTAIFMIFLTPFTMLIEKMSSFLHLSPKLTIAFAHGTFNILNTIILFPFIGVLAFIVTKVIKEEKEDEEYSVKYLDKALVQTPSIALGQVRQEMILMTEVALENLKKSVEYFHSHDEKLAEEIKKREDGINILDREITKYLADLSRENLSEKEGEELGIYLDMCRDVERIGDHAAGILSDVEYEIRKNLKFSEYAHNEINNILQISVEMIECSIDAIKQGDKEKVFDALDLHNKVYVYEKKIRKNHIKRLNSGECEIHAGLSYIDLISHFTRVCDHARNLVEKI
- a CDS encoding PFL family protein, encoding MNIFEINETNKMIQEDNLDVRTITLGISLLDCVSNDLDIFCKNITNKIYGLAKDLVKTGEEISKEYGIPIVNKRVSITPISLVAAGCTKTIDDYVKIAKTLDSVAEKIGIDFLGGYSALVSKGMTPNEELFIKSIPRALKETRFICSSINLGSSKIGLNMDAVKLVGEIIKETAEITPNSFGCAKFVVFCNAPDDNPFMAGAFHGVSEMDATVHVGVSGPGVVASAIKESKGKSFDELCETIKKISFKITRVGQLVANEASRRLNIPFGIIDLSLAPTPAIGDSIGEVLEFMGLERVGAPGTTCALALLNDSIKKGGVMASSHVGGLSGAFIPVSEDANMIEAAKMGALSLEKLEAMTCVCSVGLDMVAVPGSTTAATLSGIIADEMAIGMINQKTTAVRIIPVTNMEEGDMVEFGGLLGRAPIMKVNPYKCEEFINRGGRIPAPIHSFKN
- a CDS encoding chromosomal replication initiator protein DnaA, whose product is MLEPSKLWEALKKSLEENQIILSESTKNAIKPLDFSNSTLILSIEDFRSYTEIENIKKEIEKLANQQYSLLLGEISIETQKNFKDLMNNNIVSKKEKFFNNLNEKFTFDNYIVGDNNLFAYKLGMAILDGKLSHSPLMIYGDSGLGKTHLAQAIGNEMLQKNPDAKVFYTTSTEFANELIKSFSERSTISFKDKYTDLDMLIVDDIQFFENIFGKGDDKIQKEFYNAFNTLHMANKPIILISDKYPEELTNVEARLISRLVSGALVELKMPDKTARISIIKTILDNESINMDQDLMYFIAGELETNIRELEGFVRTIVARVGLMGEEPNKEMIVQELNKKIIKKKEAINTEKIFEIVSNYYDISIEEILGKSRKAEIVRARDASRYLLTYVLKITLGDIGKLFGSDHSSVVKALEKINTMEKNDPNNQLLKDIKVLKKNIENL
- a CDS encoding sensor histidine kinase translates to MAYTFNTMLESLEKSYIREKQFNSNVSHELKTPISVILAESCFSLKHVNSLEEAKESFEVIKRQSKKMSELINQIIMLSKIENTPNLELININFSNLVESLLNDSYIIFEEKKIKVQKNIQKDIFIPADKIMIERMIDNLLSNAIKFTKDIIKINLIKKNNQILFEIIDNGLGISEKNLSNIFNRFYQENYSRNKSKNHGSGLGLSLVMEIVKLHHGNIEVESIPSDFTKFTITFNLN